From the genome of bacterium:
CAGGCGGCGCGCACGCTCGGCGCGGGGTGGCCGCAGCGCCTGCGCCGGGTCACGCTGCCGATGCTGGCCCCCGGGATCGCCGCGGCGGCGGCGCTCTCCTTCGTCGCGACGTTTTCGGTCTTTCCGTCGGCGGTGCTCGTCGGCGAACCGGCCGGATCCACGCGGGTGATCGCGCTCGCCGCGTGGCAGGCCGCGTACGAGAACTTCGACTACCCGCGGGCGTCGGCGATCGCGATGGTGATGGCGGCGATCGAGCTCGTTTTCGTGGCGTTGGTGCTCATGGCGCGGAACCGCGCGTACAAAGGCCCGACGATCGGAGGACGCGGATGAGCCGGGCGGCTTCGGCGTCGGCGCAGCAGCCGCCCGCCCGCCGGCGCGGCCGGACAGGCGACGGCCCGGCGTGGTGGGTCTATGCTGTCGTCGGCCTGTTCGCGCTCTTGGTCGCCGGCATCTTCCTCTCCGCGTTCCTCAACTCGATCGCGTCCACGTGGTTCGGCGGATGGCTGCCGGACGCGTACACGGGGAAGTGGTACAGGTTCGCGCTCGCCGAGTTCGATCTCGGCTACGTGCTCGGCGTTACGATCGTCGTCGGCCTGAGCGTCACCCTGATCAGCCTCGCGCTCGGCGTGCCGGCCGCCTACGCGCTCGCGCGGTACGCGTTTCCCGGACGGCCCGCCCTCATGCTGCTGCTCGTCCTGCCGATGATGGTGCCGCCGATCACCTACGGCATCCCGCTCGCCGCGATGCTGTACAAGCTCCACCTCGGCGGCAAGCTCGCCGGCGTCATCGTTGCGAACATCGTGCCGGCGATGCCGTTCGTCGTGCTGATCATGACGCCGTTTTTCGAGCAGATCGATCCGAACCTCGAGCGCGCCGCCCGTACCTTAGGCGCGCCGCCGCTCCGGCTGTTCGCACGGGTGCTCTTGCCCATCGCGCTCCCCGGCGTGCTGGCCGCGGGCCTCCTGATCCTCGTGCGTGCGATCGCCCTGTTCGAGCTGACGTTCCTCGTCTCCGGCGCGAAGAGCCAGACCCTCGTCGTCGCGCTCTACTACACGGCGTTCGCGGCCGGGATCCGGCCCAGCCAAGCGATCGACGCGATGGCGGTCGTCTACATGGTCACCGGCCTCATTCTGCTGCTCACCGCGCTCCGGTTCATCAACCCCGTGAACATGGTCATCCGCGTCCGCCGGTGAAACGCCTTCCGATCGCCGATCTCCGCGCGACGACGGTCACCGTCCCGGTCGAGGCGCCGCTCCGGCACAGCAACGGCGCGCACTGGGGCCGGTTCGTGCGCACCATCGTGGAGCTCAAGACGGCGGACGGGCTCGTCGGCCTCGGGGAGATGGGTGGGGGCGGCGAGGCCGCCGAGGGCGCGCTGCTCGGGCTGAAGCCCTACGTCCTCGGGCACGACGCCTTCGACCTCGAGGCGCTGCGCTTCAAGATCTGCAACCCGACGGCGGGCCTGTACACCAACCGGACGCAGTTGCACGCCGCGATCGAGTTCGCGTGCCTCGACATCATCGGGCAGGCGCTCGGCGTGCCCGTGTACGATCTGCTCGGGGGACGGCTGCGCGGCGAGGTGCCGTTCGCGAGTTACCTGTTCTTCCGCTACGCCGACCCGAAGAGCGGCGCGGGCGAGGTCCGGACGGTGGAGCAGCTGGTCGCGCACGCCCAGACGCTGCGCCGCGCGCACGGGTTCCGGACACACAAGCTGAAGGGCGGCGTCTTCCCGCCCCAGTACGAGCTGGAGTGCTACCGCGCGCTCGCGGCGGCGTTCCCCGAGGACGGGCTGCGCTACGACCCCAACTCCGTGCTGAGCGTGGAGGAGGGCATCCGGTTCGGGCGGGCGATCGAGGACCTCCGCAACGATTACCTCGAGGATCCGACGTGGGGCCTCAACGGCATGCGGCGCCTTCGGGAGCGCGTGCGCGTGCCGCTCGCGACCAACACCGTCGTGGTGAACTTCGAAGGGCTCGCGGCGAACGTGCTGCAGCCCGCCGTCGACGTGATCCTCCTCGACACGACGTTCTGGGGCGGTATCCGTCCGTGCGTGAAGGCGGCCGGGGTCTGCGAGACGTTTCAGCTCGGCGTGGCCGTGCACTCTTCAGGCGAGCTCGGCATCCAGCTCGCGACGATGCTGCATCTCGGCGCGGTGATCCCGAGTCTGGCTTTCGCCGCGGACGCGCACTACCATCATCTTGTGGACGACGTGATCGAGGGCGGCAAGATGCCGTACCGCGGCGGTCGGATCGCGGTCCCGACCGGGCCCGGGCTCGGCGTCCGGCTCGATCGCGACAAGATGGGCCGCTACGCCGAGCTTTACCGGCGGCTGGGTGGGTACCCGTACGATCGCGATCCCGGCCGGCCGGCCTGGTACCCGCTGATTCCCAACACGCGCTGGGCCGATCCGGCCGTCTCGGTGTCGCTCGACGATGCGGCGCCGGCGCATCCCGCCGGCCAGTCCCCTTCGGAGGTGCGGCCGTGAACGTGTTCTTCAAGCGCAGCCGGGGCAACGGCGTCTCGGAGATCGTGAATCCCAGGAACTCCGATTCCGACGGGCTCGAGCTCGCCATCCTCCGGCCGGCGTCCGGCCGGCCGCTGGAGGCCGCGTCGCCGGGACGCGAGTCGCTGCTGGTCATTCTCGGCGGCACGTGCTCGATCGCCGTGCAGGGCGCCGGCGAGTGGAAAGACCTCGGCGGACGCGCGGACGTCTTCGACGGCGTGCCGACCTCGGTCTACGTGCCGGCCGGTCTTCCGTACCGGATTTCGGCGGCGGCACCCGTCGAGATCGCGGCGCTGCGGGCGACGGCGCCCGACGGCGGGCAGGCATATGTGATCCAGCCCCGGGACGTGGTGGTCGCGGTGCGGGGCGACGGCCCGAACAAGCGCACAGTCTACACGATTCTCGACGAGTCGAAGCCCGCGCAGCGGCTCGTGGCGGGCGAGACGTTCAACGAGCCCGGCGGATGGTCGAGCTACCCGCCGCACCGGCACGACCGCCACGATCCGCCGCGGGAGGCCGTCTTCCAGGAAGTCTACTACTTCCGCGTGAAGCCGAAGGGGGGCTTCGGGTTCCAGCGTCTGTACTCGCCGGAGCGGCACGTCGACTCCACGTTCGTCGTCGAAGACGGCGACACCGTCCTGATACCCTGGGGCTACCATCCCGTCGTCGCCGCGCCGGGATACAAGCTCTACTATCTGTGGGCGCTCGCCGGCGAAGGCCGGAAGCTGATGGCGAGCGAGGACCCGGCGCACGCGTGGGTGGCCAAGAACGCATGAGCGGCGCCGTCCCGGTCGAGGGGATCCGCGCGCCGGAAAGAGCGGCGCTGCCCAAAGTCGTCCGCGTGCGTCAGCAGTTCGCGACGCCGGGCCGGTGCGACGTCGAGGCCGAGATCCGCCGGCGGATCGACGCGCCGGACATCGCGCGGCGGATTCCGAAGGGGCGCGTCGCGGTCGCGGTCGGGAGCCGCGGCGTCGGCGAGATTCCGCTCATCACGAAGGCCGTGGTCGCAGCGCTGCGCCGGCACGGCGCGCAGCCGTTCATCATCCCCGCGATGGGCAGCCACGGCGGCGCGACCGCGGACGGGCAGCGGGAGGTTCTCGCCGGACTCGGCGTGACGGAAGCGTCGGCCGGCGCACCGATCGTCTCCTCGATGGACGTCGTGGAGTTGGGGCGGCTCGCGGACGGCTCCGGCGTTTTCTGGGACCGCGCGGCGCTGGAGGCCGGGGCCGCGGTCGCAGTCGGCCGCATCAAGCCGCACACCGCGTTTCGCGGCGTGATCGAGAGCGGGCTCGTCAAGATGGCCGTGATCGGCATCGGCAAGCAGCGCGGGGCGCAGTCGATGCACGCGCCGGGCTTCGGAGGCTTTGCCGATCGTCTCGTCGAGGGCTACGGCATCGTAGCCAAGAAGGCGCCGCTGCTCTTCGGGGTCGGCACGGTGGAGGACGCCTACGACGTGCCGGTCGAGGTGGCGGTGCTGCCGCCCGAGGCGTTCCTCGACCGGGAGCCGGCCTTGCTCGACCGCGCGCGCAGCCTCATGCCGCGGCTGCCGGTCGCGGCGGCGGACGTGCTCGTCGTCCAGGAGATCGGCAAGAACATCAGCGGGGACGGGATGGATCCCAACATCACCGGCCGGTATCCCACGCCGTTTGCCTCCGGCGGCCCGGTGATCCGCAAGATCGCCGTGCTGGACCTCACCGCCGAGACGCAGGGCAACGCCAACGGCGTCGGCATGGCTGATCTGATCGCGCAGCGGGTGCTGCGGAAGGTGGACCTGCGCGCGACGTACATGAACGCGCTCACGTCGACCGTCATCGACTCGGTGCGGCTGCCGATGGTGCTCGCGACCGACCGCGACGTGCTCGACGCCGCGGTGCTGACCGCGCCGAGGATCGACGGCGGGCAGGCGCGGCTCGTGTACATCCGCACCACGCTGGCGCTCCGCGACGTGGCCGTCTCGGAGGCGGCGGTGCCGGAGCTGCTGCCGCACGCGTCCGTCGCGCCCGGGGCGGCGCCTCAGACGCTGTCGTTCGCGGCCGATGGGTCGCTCGCGCCGCCGCTCGATCCCGTGACGCCGCGCCCGGGGCGGGAGCCGGCCGGCCGCCGCGCGGATCCCGGCATCTTTTGATCCCGCCGCGCCGCGGGTGCAATCAGGAGGCCGATCGCCGATGACCGGTTTGGGGTCCGTACGAGGGCTCGACGTGCTGCCGCGTTCCGTCGTCCGGATCGGCGAGGCCGAGGTGGGCGCCGTTCGCGACGCGCGGGCCGCGGCCCGCGTGGCCGCGCTCGCCCCGAGCGCGCCGGCAGACCTGCGCGCCCTCGAGGGCGAGACCACGGACGTGGACGGCCGGTGGCTGCGCGTCGGCCCGATGACCCCGCGGAACCTGGCCGTCCTCCGGCGCACGCTGCCCTGGCTCTCGCCGCGCGTGCTGGGGCCGGCGCGGTCGTTCGGGTTCGGCGACCGGCTGGGCGTCGCCACGCCGGGGCACATCCGCGCGATGCGCGCCGCGGGGGCGGGGATCGCGCCGATCTTCGCGCAGCAGTCGATCCGCGAGATGGTCCGGACCAACCGGACGCCCGTGCAGGTGCTCGACGACGCGGCGTGGGGCGTCTTTATGGAAGGATGGCGCGACGGCTTCGGCGCGGACGCGGACCACCTGAAGACCGCCGCGGACGTCGACGGCTGTCTCGCCGCGGGCTACACGTTCTTTACGTTCGATCCCGGCGCATACGTCGATCCGGACGCCGATTCGAAGCCGGCGGCGGAGATCGCGCCGGCGCTCGACGCGCTGCCGTGGCGCGACCTCGACGACACGCGCGAACGGATGTGGCACCGGTACCGCGGCCATACCCTCGAGCTCGACCGCGAGCCGCTGGCCTACGACGACGACGCCGTCGCGCGCGCCGCCGTCAAGTACGGGCGCGCGGTCGCGCACGTCGCGTCACTCTACCGGCATCTCCGGTCCCGGAACACGGCCGTCGAGGTCGAGATCTCGGTCGACGAGACCGATACGCCCACCACGCCGGTGCAACACGCGTACGTCGCGACCGAGCTCCGCCGCCTCGGCGTGCAGTGGGTGAGCCTCGCGCCGCGCTTCGTCGGCCGCTTCGAGAAGGGCGTGGACTACATCGGCGATCCGGCCGAGTTCGACGCCGATGTGGCGGTGCACGCGGCGATCGCACGCCGCCTCGGCCCGTACAAGCTCAGCCTGCACTCCGGATCCGACAAGCTGAGCGTGTACGGCGCCTTCGGCCGCCGGTGCGGCGCGCTCGCGCACATCAAGACCGCCGGGACGAGCTATCTCGAAGCGCTGCGGACGATCGCGCCGCTCGATCCGTCGCTGTTCCGGGACATCTACATCCTTGCGCACGAGCGCTACGCGGAGGACCGGGCGAGCTACCACGTGTCGGCCCTCGCGCAGCGCACGCCGGCGCCCGGGAAGGTGGCGGACCGGGATCTCGCGTCGCTGCTCGACAACTTCGATGCCCGGGAGATGCTGCACGTCACTTTCGGCTCCGCGCTGGCGGCCTACGGGTCCCGACTGCAGGGGGCGCTGCGGGCGAACCCGGAGGCCTACGATGGGAACGTGGAGCGCCACTTCATCCGTCACCTCTCCGCGTTCGGCCGATGAAGCCGCGGGATCTCTTCGACCTGCGGGGCCGCGTCGCGGTTGTGACCGGCGGCAGCGGCGTGCTTGGGTCCGCCATGGCGGGCGGGCTGTCCGCGGCCGGGGTCCGCATCGCGATCCTCGGCCGGCGGCTCGACCGGGCGCAGGCCGTGGCGGGCCAGCTCGAGGCGTCCGGCGGCGAGGCGATACCGGTTGCGGCGGACGTGCTGGATCACGCGGAGCTCGCCCGCGCCCGCGACGCCGTCGCCGGACGGTGGGGGCGAATCG
Proteins encoded in this window:
- a CDS encoding ABC transporter permease subunit; this encodes MSRAASASAQQPPARRRGRTGDGPAWWVYAVVGLFALLVAGIFLSAFLNSIASTWFGGWLPDAYTGKWYRFALAEFDLGYVLGVTIVVGLSVTLISLALGVPAAYALARYAFPGRPALMLLLVLPMMVPPITYGIPLAAMLYKLHLGGKLAGVIVANIVPAMPFVVLIMTPFFEQIDPNLERAARTLGAPPLRLFARVLLPIALPGVLAAGLLILVRAIALFELTFLVSGAKSQTLVVALYYTAFAAGIRPSQAIDAMAVVYMVTGLILLLTALRFINPVNMVIRVRR
- a CDS encoding enolase C-terminal domain-like protein; its protein translation is MKRLPIADLRATTVTVPVEAPLRHSNGAHWGRFVRTIVELKTADGLVGLGEMGGGGEAAEGALLGLKPYVLGHDAFDLEALRFKICNPTAGLYTNRTQLHAAIEFACLDIIGQALGVPVYDLLGGRLRGEVPFASYLFFRYADPKSGAGEVRTVEQLVAHAQTLRRAHGFRTHKLKGGVFPPQYELECYRALAAAFPEDGLRYDPNSVLSVEEGIRFGRAIEDLRNDYLEDPTWGLNGMRRLRERVRVPLATNTVVVNFEGLAANVLQPAVDVILLDTTFWGGIRPCVKAAGVCETFQLGVAVHSSGELGIQLATMLHLGAVIPSLAFAADAHYHHLVDDVIEGGKMPYRGGRIAVPTGPGLGVRLDRDKMGRYAELYRRLGGYPYDRDPGRPAWYPLIPNTRWADPAVSVSLDDAAPAHPAGQSPSEVRP
- the iolB gene encoding 5-deoxy-glucuronate isomerase; translation: MNVFFKRSRGNGVSEIVNPRNSDSDGLELAILRPASGRPLEAASPGRESLLVILGGTCSIAVQGAGEWKDLGGRADVFDGVPTSVYVPAGLPYRISAAAPVEIAALRATAPDGGQAYVIQPRDVVVAVRGDGPNKRTVYTILDESKPAQRLVAGETFNEPGGWSSYPPHRHDRHDPPREAVFQEVYYFRVKPKGGFGFQRLYSPERHVDSTFVVEDGDTVLIPWGYHPVVAAPGYKLYYLWALAGEGRKLMASEDPAHAWVAKNA
- a CDS encoding lactate racemase domain-containing protein — translated: MSGAVPVEGIRAPERAALPKVVRVRQQFATPGRCDVEAEIRRRIDAPDIARRIPKGRVAVAVGSRGVGEIPLITKAVVAALRRHGAQPFIIPAMGSHGGATADGQREVLAGLGVTEASAGAPIVSSMDVVELGRLADGSGVFWDRAALEAGAAVAVGRIKPHTAFRGVIESGLVKMAVIGIGKQRGAQSMHAPGFGGFADRLVEGYGIVAKKAPLLFGVGTVEDAYDVPVEVAVLPPEAFLDREPALLDRARSLMPRLPVAAADVLVVQEIGKNISGDGMDPNITGRYPTPFASGGPVIRKIAVLDLTAETQGNANGVGMADLIAQRVLRKVDLRATYMNALTSTVIDSVRLPMVLATDRDVLDAAVLTAPRIDGGQARLVYIRTTLALRDVAVSEAAVPELLPHASVAPGAAPQTLSFAADGSLAPPLDPVTPRPGREPAGRRADPGIF
- a CDS encoding tagaturonate epimerase family protein; protein product: MTGLGSVRGLDVLPRSVVRIGEAEVGAVRDARAAARVAALAPSAPADLRALEGETTDVDGRWLRVGPMTPRNLAVLRRTLPWLSPRVLGPARSFGFGDRLGVATPGHIRAMRAAGAGIAPIFAQQSIREMVRTNRTPVQVLDDAAWGVFMEGWRDGFGADADHLKTAADVDGCLAAGYTFFTFDPGAYVDPDADSKPAAEIAPALDALPWRDLDDTRERMWHRYRGHTLELDREPLAYDDDAVARAAVKYGRAVAHVASLYRHLRSRNTAVEVEISVDETDTPTTPVQHAYVATELRRLGVQWVSLAPRFVGRFEKGVDYIGDPAEFDADVAVHAAIARRLGPYKLSLHSGSDKLSVYGAFGRRCGALAHIKTAGTSYLEALRTIAPLDPSLFRDIYILAHERYAEDRASYHVSALAQRTPAPGKVADRDLASLLDNFDAREMLHVTFGSALAAYGSRLQGALRANPEAYDGNVERHFIRHLSAFGR